acttgtgatctctatcaaataagataaagtctttttaaaaaaaattttaaaataaaaaataatattccccTCGTGGAATGGAAGTCTAGGAGGGGCTTGTCTACCAATAAAGAGCCTGAATGAAAGCATTCACTGACTGAACTCTTGTTTAGTCAGAGATGTCCATAACCACCAGTCCGGAGATGTGGGCCTGACTCTGTTTCAGACACAAGCTAAGGGTCATGCAGGCCAGCCTCAAATACACAAACcctcgaggcacctgggtggctcagtcccttaagcatctgccctcggctcaggtcatggtcccagggtcctgggatcaagcttgacatcaggctccttgcctggtgggaagccttctctctctcctactccccctgctggtgttccttctctgtctcggtctctgtctttgtctttgtgtctgtctgtctgtctctctctctgtgtcaaataaataaataaaatatattttataaagatcttatttatttatttgagagacagatcacaagtaggcagagaggcaggtagagagagaggaggaagcaggctccgcgctgaacagagagcccgatgcggggctcaatcccaggacactgggatcatgacctgagctgaaggcagaggctttaacccactgagccacccaggcgccccaataaataaaatattttcaaaaacatataCAGAAACCCTTGCTGGTAGCTTGTTGAAATGCTGGAGGTAGCACTTGTGCCTGTCCTAACCAAGCCCGCAGAACTGGCAGgacccgccccaccccccaccccaggctcaaGTTAGGAATGTACAATGAAGCTGAGATTCCACTATCCCCCACTAGAGGGCGCCCGCAGAGGCCGGGTCCTGGACCTGTGGCGCACTCTTGCGGTCAGAACCCCTCACACCCTCAATATGGCCCAAAGGCGGGTTCAGACCCTGCTTCCCGGGTTGCTAGCGGTGGCTCCGCTGAAGCACCTAGGGGACCGGAAgccagcaggcaggcagagggggtgtaATATAGCAGTCGTGAGGGGTTGCATAAGGAGCCAGAAGGGCAGCTCTCGACTCCATTGACTGAATCCCCAGGATGAAGAACAGGGTAGGAAAGAGTTCTCATTTTGACTCGGGAGTTCCCAGACCCCTACGCCCTCCAGTGGTTCCTAAGGCAGGAATGATTCCCGCAGCAGGGTGGGGCCTCTGGAGGGCGATGCCAGTGCCCCTTGGCTGGCTCAAACTCCACAAGGTCATCCACGGCTCCATCTGACCTTGAGATTAATCCTGCAGCCTCCGTCAGTCCAGCCGCCATCAGCACCCACATGCCcagctcccttcccttctctcttctcacaCGTTAATTGCTCCAATGTTGATTTGATCTCCAGTTCTGCACTGGAGGAAATTGCCCTCTTAGCCATTTTTATCCtgggagttttaattttttttaattaggcccCTTGGGCCTCTCAGGGCCCCTTGAGGGGAAAACCATTTTGATGTCTGACTGAAGACTATGGGAAGCTGGGAGAGAACTAGGCAAAGCCCAAAAagaccctcttctctctgccccaaGACAGCTGGGGCTCAAGAAGCTGCCATTCAGCCCCTCATTGCCCCAAGCCCATCTCCCCTTCCTGGGTGAGGTCACAAAATCCCAGGATCTCAGAGCAGAGGCACATGGGAACAGAGCCAGAGCAGGGAATAGGGCCCACATCCTTGACTCTACCCAGAGTTGGGGACTCCTGCCTCCTCCCAAATTACTTCCAAATTATTTAGGGAAAGGGAGACCCCCTTTCCCTAAACCCAGAGGACTCAGCTCCTCAGTTACTAAGGAGCCTGTCCTGCTAGAGACACTGTCCAAGAGCAGAGGGGCCAGCTCTGCTGCCATGGAGCAGGCAGCTTGACTTCTCAAGCAGGTGTCAGTCCACCCACCCAGGGCAGGAGAAAAATCTCGAGGGGCGACCACTAGAACAGGCATTCGGGAACAGGAGAAACATGCCCCCCACCCTGGGCGAGGGGCAGTCTGGGCTGAGGGTGCCCCAAAGCAGCAGCTGAGAACAGAAGACTTGGTTTCTGAGCAACCAGAACCCCCACATCACCCAGCTCATCTGTCTCCGGCCACAGCTGGAGGTGCGAACCAGCGATGTTGCAGCGCCATCTTGTGGCCACAAGGAGGGACAATGACCCCCTCAGTCCCCAAGCCCCCTAAGATGGGCTGCCATCTCCAGCTTCCCTTGAGGCAAGTCTGAGAGGTGGGGGAAACCAGGTGATGGGCTTGTTCCCCACTCTCTGTCTTCCCCTACCCTGACCCCCACAAGGGGCATTTGAATTCTAAATTCATTATGGTGTGCACTGAGTTAAATCCTCCAGCTGTGTCCGCCCCAGACCCCTCCAAAGAGACAGGACAAGCAGGTACAAAGCACAGTGTTTACTAAAGGCACAAAGTGGGGAGCCCGGAGAGAGGTGCTCTTCCAGCAGTGACCCCACGCTCGAACAGGAACCCAGCGCCCCCTCTTCCGGCCACCCCCGCCCTCACACCACCTGGTAGAGAGCTGTTAGCAccaaaggggggtgggggtgccaggCTGGAGGGCAGACTTGTGGCCATCTGAGTCCCAGAAAGGCAGGCCTGGGCACCCCCTGGGCCGGTCGCTGCCTCGGAGAAGGAACTTCCTGAACCCCCTTGCTCTCACATGTCCTTCACGAGCAGGGGCGGGATCAGATCCAGAAGACAGAACCCTCCCAGGACCTCTTCTTACCCCTAGCACAcctgtcccctcccttcccctcatgaTTTCGCCTccaggacctgggctgaaggcctACTCAGACCCAGCCCCATCAAGAGGGCGATCCCTGGGGAGTACTGAGCCGGGTAGGTACTGAGCCTGCCCCCACAGGCTGCCAAGCAGGCACTAAGTCCAAAAGTCCAAACAGGGGGCCAACAGGAAGAAGTGAGGCAGGGCAGTTGGCTACGTCACACACAGAGCAGCCCaaggagtgggagggaggtggccccggccctcccagcccccaggtcTGCCCCTGTTCCCCAGCATGGCGGCCGCCCGAGTCACAGCACATCGCCCTCCTCCATACTGAAGCTGCTCCGGCGGCTACTGGCCTTGGAGGCCTCAGGGGACATGGTGGAGAAGAGAGGGTCAGAGGCCAGTGGTAGCAGTGAGTCGTCCAGGAGCATGAGGTCCAGATCCTTCTTGGACAAGTTGGGGAACGGGGAGCCATGCTCTGGCCCCAGAGGCTCGGGATAGACTGGGGGCCCTTCatcgcccccacccccaaagctcAGGCTATGGCTAAAGTCCAGGTGGTGGAATGGGGACGGCGGCTGAGGTGGCTGGGCTGGCAGGGGCAGCGGGGCCTGGGGGGGCAGAACCGGCAGCGGCTCAGGATCCGGGACCTCGGCCTCCAATAGCAGGGCCTCCCCGGGGCCCTCCTCACTGGGCAGCTCCTGCTTCACCACCTGCTGGGCCAGCTCAGCCATATTCATGCCCGACGGCGAGGTGGTGGGCAGGCCATGGACTCGAGCTTGCATTTCCAGCTCCTGCAAGTGGGggcgggcagagagagcagaaaaAGAAGGCTGGGGGCAGACACCCATGTGTGCCAGCTACCCTGCCTTCCAGGCACCCCCCTGCAgcccttgcccctccccttgtGGCACCCAAGACCACAGCATGGCTCatggggaagcaggcagaggacgGCTCTAGAGTCTAGACCAGGGGGTTTTCAAACTACAAGTCACAACTCATTTGTGGGTTGTGAAACCACTGTAGTGAGTCTTGAccagctcactctctctttctgttttcactGAAACAGACTTGCCTAGACTAGACCAGAACAGAAAGGATCAGAAGGCACTGCATCTATTAAGAATGAGGGCTCTTTCGTGAAACTTTGATTTTTCCCTTGGAGTATGGCCATGCGGGCTGGATGGTAATGCCAGCTGTATTAGCTcctatgagagacagagaagtttACAAGCTGCCATCCGTGTGCCCTCTGTATAGATGGCCAGCCTCGGATCCAGAGAAGACAGAGACCCTGAGCACAGCCAAGATCAGAACCCTCAGCTCCGGATGGCAGCCAAACAGTTCTAGCTCCCTACCTCCCCACTCGGTAGGTCTGCCTTTTCCCATCCCTTTTGAGGTCTGGTGTAGGCGTGGACTTGTACTGATCAAGGAACTGTGAACAGAAGCAGCAAGTGTCACCTTAAAAGGCGCACGAGGCTTTAAGAGCCGGCTATAGATGTGCCCGTCCACTGGCCTGGGTCCCAGAAGGAAGGGCTCACAGAACAGAACCTCTAGCTGGTCCTTATTGCTCCAAGTCGCTGGGGATGTATTGTTAGCAAACCATTGCGTCCGTCCTCCCTCTTCACGGGCATCCTTCCCATTCCCCCAGTTTCAGAAGTGTAAACACTGCCCCGAAGGTCAAGAGCCAGGCCAACGTCGGGAGTCAGAGCCACCCACGAAGTCCCAATGCAGGGGCCAGACCTGGATGCGGAGCAAGAGCTGCTTGTTGGTCATCTCCAGGCGCCGAGAGTGGTTCTCGAGCTCCCGGGACTTCTGCAGGTCCTTCTGCATCCGCCGGATGTAGTCGACAGAGGCCTTGAGGATGGTGCCCTTGTTCCAGCGCACGTCCCTGCGGGCCGGGCAGAAGTGGAGGCGCGGGCTCAGACTAGTGCCCGAGCATTCACCATGCGCTCCAGGGGTGAAAGTAAAACCCTGCTTGGGTTCCAGAAGCCTCTGCTGCCTGTCCCAGTGTTGCCCACAAACCCCAGATGCAACCAACCCTGATCTGTGGAGGCCCTTCTCCATCTGCACGAACAGACCCTCTCAGCTGACTTGGTCGCCACAACCCACCTCACGAATCTCATGCAAGCCAACAATTCAGAGCAGCCTCCCTCCCTAGGCCTTCCATTCCTGCTGCCAAAACCCACACCTGACCTCCACTCTCACTCCTCCCAGCCCTGGGACCCCTCTGTGCCAGCCCAAGTCCAAAGGTTCCCCGCATAACTCCTCCTCGAGGAAGCCCCCCTCCCTCTGACCCCAGCCTAATTGTTCCGATTGGGGCAAAGGACGGAATCTTCTTTCCCTCATGGATCATAAGCTCTGAGGAGCCACCACcatcacctcccaccccctgcaacCAGCAATCCCCCAGGTGCAGAAAATACGCATCAGCTGCTGatgccccgcccccagcccccacaccccccacaccaGAAACTGCTCACAGGTCGTTGGCCTTGGGGATCAGCATTCCCAGCTCCTTGATCCGGTCATTGATGTTGAACCTCCGCCTCCGTTCAACTAAAGGTAACAAATCCCGAGGGACCAGTTAGGAGGAGGAGGACCCCCACCAGGGCGAAGGGCCCAGCCCAGGGAGGGTGCCTTGGCCCTTCTGGGAAGGAATGAGTGACCCACAGAAGCGACTGCTATGGGAATGAGGGTCCCGGGCACAGGCCAGAACCACCAAGGGGCTCTTCAAGGCCGAATCTCCAGGTCAGTTGTTAGCACAGCAAAGCAGCCAGTATCCCCACCCCACTACAGGGCTGAGCGTTCCCAGGCTCCACGCCCTAAAGGAAACAATCTGATATGATAAACCCATTCATTCTGAAGTCCTGGGGATTTCATGAATATCGCTTCCCCCAGGGGGCCCCTCTCCTATCCCCTCCTAAAAACAGCCAGTGGGAATTAAGCAGTGAGGGACCCATTCAGTCTCACCAACAGAGGATTTAAGGTCTCTGGTAGGGAAGCCTTTCTAAGagcagcttttgttttgttgttgttgttgttgttgttgttttaagtaaactctaccctcaACCTGAGACTCAGGTCAGAGAGGCTTTTTAGGCAGCCCTAGCGAGGAGAGCAAGGAAGAGGGAGGCGGGGAGAAGGCGCAGGCCCGGGACTCACTTAGGTTGTGATTGTCTTTCTTCTGCCGCTCCTTGGCCAGGGCCCGGCTCTCGGCATCTGGTCGtcgggggagaaagagagaggagctgggagggaggagatgagggaggaatggggagctGGAGCACTGGGAGATAGGGAGGTGGTACCTGTAAGCTCTCGCTTCTGGGTCAGGTCGGCAGGGCAGGAGCTGCTGGTGACTCCCACCAGGGAGGCAGTGACCTGGGGGTCACCACTGTACACGTTCAGGCGGCTGCTAGACAGGGGCAActgtggggtgaggtggggagagggatgcGGTGAGCAGCCCCCTCTCCAGGGGGACCCCTGCCCGGGGCCCATCATCCCACGGACACCCAGGGGCAGCCGTACAGGGTCCCCCACGCCCCACTTCGAGCCTGAAAGTCCCCACAGCCAGCTCGAGGATGTCAGAATCCACCCTGGGCCTCGGCGCCCAACAATTCATGGA
This genomic interval from Neovison vison isolate M4711 chromosome 1, ASM_NN_V1, whole genome shotgun sequence contains the following:
- the TFEB gene encoding transcription factor EB isoform X2 encodes the protein MASRIGLRMQLMREQAQQEEQRERMQQQAVMHYMQQQQQQQQALGGPPTPAISTPVHFQSPPPVPGEVLKVQSYLENPTSYHLQQSRDQKVREYLSETYGNKFAAHISPAQGSPKPLPAASPGVRAGHVMSSSAGNSAPNSPMAMLHIGSNPEREFDVIDNIMCLDDVLGFINPETQMPNTLPLSSSRLNVYSGDPQVTASLVGVTSSSCPADLTQKRELTDAESRALAKERQKKDNHNLIERRRRFNINDRIKELGMLIPKANDLDVRWNKGTILKASVDYIRRMQKDLQKSRELENHSRRLEMTNKQLLLRIQELEMQARVHGLPTTSPSGMNMAELAQQVVKQELPSEEGPGEALLLEAEVPDPEPLPVLPPQAPLPLPAQPPQPPSPFHHLDFSHSLSFGGGGDEGPPVYPEPLGPEHGSPFPNLSKKDLDLMLLDDSLLPLASDPLFSTMSPEASKASSRRSSFSMEEGDVL
- the TFEB gene encoding transcription factor EB isoform X1, producing MLQAGPMSVVWSGGGSRGDVFEVRSARITMWHEGKRGLKTDSYVLGPTSCNERRTEGLHIWPRKWETWGQVSALSPSCLVTLKEPLLPSGPRRLLLYNREPVLVAAMASRIGLRMQLMREQAQQEEQRERMQQQAVMHYMQQQQQQQQALGGPPTPAISTPVHFQSPPPVPGEVLKVQSYLENPTSYHLQQSRDQKVREYLSETYGNKFAAHISPAQGSPKPLPAASPGVRAGHVMSSSAGNSAPNSPMAMLHIGSNPEREFDVIDNIMCLDDVLGFINPETQMPNTLPLSSSRLNVYSGDPQVTASLVGVTSSSCPADLTQKRELTDAESRALAKERQKKDNHNLIERRRRFNINDRIKELGMLIPKANDLDVRWNKGTILKASVDYIRRMQKDLQKSRELENHSRRLEMTNKQLLLRIQELEMQARVHGLPTTSPSGMNMAELAQQVVKQELPSEEGPGEALLLEAEVPDPEPLPVLPPQAPLPLPAQPPQPPSPFHHLDFSHSLSFGGGGDEGPPVYPEPLGPEHGSPFPNLSKKDLDLMLLDDSLLPLASDPLFSTMSPEASKASSRRSSFSMEEGDVL